From Ananas comosus cultivar F153 linkage group 2, ASM154086v1, whole genome shotgun sequence:
TATGGCCgaactaataatttaatttgtatgcTAAAATGCCCCTGTTTTTATATTGATTGATGCATAGGCGcggtaaaattttattgatgatCTATGGTCTATGGAAGTGTTGGTCCCGATTTTTGGGAAATGAATGCAAATGTTTTGTTGGGCTTTGATCTTGGGTCGGTAAGTCGTAATCAGCATTTGCTACTCTTCTATCAACGGCACAAGATTTTTGCTTgattgtattatatttttccaACAAATTCGGATACTAATGTGCAAGAAAAATCAGCACCATTGTTTGTACTTTTCAAATGACTGATTAGATGCATGAACATTTCTTGTTTTTATTGAGCAATGCAGAAATTGGAAGATGGGCATTATGATCAGAGGACTACAAAAAAAGATAGCACAGCTTGTTATATTATCCTTTTGgaataagataatttttttacgaataaaattcattattttgaaatattatagcGGTGATTTTGTAAtatgttaataataaatttacaaGGTAAATTTATGGAGGAAATTTTCATTGTACGTACATTATTACCGGGATAAATTGATTAGGGCTTGCAATGCAACGCAACACTTTTGTACCGAAGCAATTCCGAGTCCCAACTTAAATTTTTCGTCAAGGATGATTCCTTGTATTATTACTGTCTTAATTTTATCTAATCAATCTGGCGTATCTTAAATTTTAGTAAtagtttttcataaataaaaaaaaatatttttagaaattataataatttattaaattattaaagttTGCTAAAAGTCTTTGTAACAAATATTATCAGAATATCCTGTCCTAGTctactatataaatattttctttaaaaatgatCAATACTTTGGAATTAAGTGAATTTAATATTAAAGATTTCGAAGTAATTACCTGCATACCTCTTAAAAATATCCAATTCTTATATCTACTCGTAAACCGTTTAAGCGATAAAATCTACCATTCCAAAGTTTTTATCTCAGCCTAACTCTgaattaaaataagaaataaatttgacaAAAGTTACAACTTTAAAGTGATAAATCTCATCACTTAAATCTGTTACGGGttatatttgaagggcaaatgAGTCTTATTTTAGAgctaatggttttttttttttttttaataagtagACTAACCAAACTTAAtaattctataatataatatattaatataatacattttgaaagaaaaaaaaaaataaaactttaaagaaaaaaagtttcGTAAACGCCCATATTCCTTCACGGGCCTAGGGAAAAAGCATTCGCACAAAATTTATCCACCCGTTGCGCCTAGAAAGGAACTCCTCCGCAGGACTGCAGGAGTTCGGAGCTTCCGACACTCCCGTAGAAGTGTAGAACCGATCGACCGCCCCCGGTCCACCCCTTGCGGTTCCGAGCGCTACTCTACTCGGCGGCGGAGCGAGGAAATCGatggtcgccgccgccgccgccgcattcCATCCCCATCccctctccatctccatctccgctcctctctcctcctctccttttACCCcaccctttctctcctttcctctTCCGAGATCCGACCCCGCTCTTAAAATCGCCCCGAATCGACGTCTCCCTCTCCCCCACGCAGCAACGATTTCGCCCGCGAGCGGACGTGAAGGTGATGACGAGTAGTAATCTTTTCTGATTGTTgtaacgggaaaaaaaaaagaagaaaagaaacatttTAATCTGCTTCTTTGAATTATATGCAGGCGCATTCGATCCGGAGCTGAGGTTAGTGCTTGAACTGGCAACCGATGCCGAGTTGCTGGAGCTCGAAAACATTCTTTTCGGGCCCAGGTACGTGCACCTTGTGCGTGTTATCTCTCAATCTCTCAATCTCTcaatctctatctctctatctctatctctattcATCGCATTTATTTAAGTTTATAGGGAGCGTCTCTCGTTTGCAGCTACTTCAGCCCCTTGCTCAAATCAGTCGCGACTCGGCCGGATGCTGATTATGTTCTGGACATCGACGATTTCGAGGAGCGGCAAATCTTTATAGAGCATTTAGAGTCGAGATTCTTGTATCTTGCAGCTGATGCCCGTGCAGTGTTGCGGTCGGTTATGTTTTTCCTTTACACGCTGATGTCTGCATTGCGGAATTCTCTCCCATCTTTCGTTTTATTGCCGTCGTCTTGCAGGGGATGGAGGCCTTCGTACAGGAGTGTCTTACTCGGTGTGAGAAGAAAGCTCGCCGTCCCTTGCTCCGGCAAATTGTCGACGGAAGACCTCGAAGTAGAAATTTTCCTTCACCTATTGAAGGAATATTCAAGGTGCTTCCTTATTAAACTGAAGCAGCATAGTTTGGAAGGTCGAATCGATCAGTTCGTTGATCGGAGTCTTAACCTTGCTTTTTTGGTAATGTTTAAGAACTGTTGCGGTTATGCGGTTGAAGAGGTTTTTCGGTAGGGTTCAGGGGTTCTTTGACATTCCAATTTGGTACTAATCATGTCCACTGCGTGATAGAGTTTGAGTAGTTCAGGATCCTGAAATAAATTCAAGCATCTGTTGCGTGCCACGTAAATCATGAGTAATAATTAGCGTCTTATATAGTTGTGGCAAGGAAATCGCTGAATATTGAAGAGACACGACTATGTACAGTGAAACCTCTTGAAAATCGCTCCTCTCCCTTCTACATAATAAGCTTTATTATCTatcgggtttttttttttttttattccctcCTTTGTGGTGTGTTAGTGAGGAGAGAGGTGCAATTTCATTTCCGTGGAGCGACAAAAAACCTTCAACAAATGATGCCAATCTTGAAGTTGGGCTCAGCAAGTGGAAGGTTTTATCAGATGCAGCTTTGAAGGTTGGGGCAAAAGAGCTccagaaaatatttttgaaggtCCTTTCTGTCGAGGCGTTCTCCATTTTCATTCGTTCCTTTCAGTCTTGTACTTTTGtttaataactttatttttcTGAAGGGTGGAGGCATGCTGACTCTGGAGAAGATTTATCAGTTGGTATGAAGGAATTTTGCATGCCTATATCTGGCATTTTTTGAATTATGTGCCTTCTCGCTAATTGTCATTGCTTACACTTCTTGACCAACTATGGTAGTTAGCTAAGAAACTCACTGGAAAGATGCTGCTTGAGGCTGCCAACTACGAGATAAGAAATGAACTCATTAAAcgggtaaaatatatatattttttctagcgcattattttgttgtttttataaagtaaaatgatCTTTTCCCTTCGACGTCAGATATAATGATTCTACGTCGAAGCATAACCGTAACACTTCCTTATTCTATTGTTTGCAATTGGTGAACATTTGGCGCTTAAATATAACACCGGGAACACGATAAGCTGGTTTCACTTTAAAGTTCTGACTGTTAATCAcggtatttatttattagtttaaTGATGAAGAAATGTGCTTTAATTTACTTGATAAAATACCGTGgtttgctgaaaatttgaaCTGCCAGCTGGTAATACAGTGGTGTCTATTTGAAATGTCTGAGTCGTTAGTTGGATGATTGCTACCAGTGTTAGGCTAACACTCAACATGGTTGAATTCCCATAATATAGCGAGTATCTGCCATTTAACACTCAACATGGTTGAATCCCCATAATATGGTGTAGTATCTGCCATTGAACATTCTGTGTGTAACTACTGATCAGTTGAAACTGATCATTTGAAACATTCCTAAAAACAGGCAGTATAACCTATTTTCTCCTCTATCAACTGTTCAGATTGTGAAGAAATTGTCTTTCAACTTTGTAGGAACAACATGCTAAGAAACACTTCCCCTATGACGTGGAATTGCTTTCTTTGCCGTCGAACTTCTTATTTCTTTGTTCTCCTACTGATGGTCTAATTTTCAAGCATCCATTTATGTTAAGAGTGCCAATTCCACTGCTAGTTATATAATCATCTGTATTTATGGATCCAGGGTGGACAGTTGGCTGCTATCAACCTGGAGTCCAGGGCAGGTCTACTTGCAGCTAGACAGGTTATCTTTCTCATAGAATAAGTCCTACGAAGTTAAGTGATGTCTAAGCCTGAATTATTTGGATTGAGTATTCATTATTTTTGACACCAAACATTTTCTGACCTGCACAGAGCTTGGCACATGCAGCATCAAGATATCTTGGCCTTAGGAGTATCATGATGCTTATTGGACCAGTGTATGTTCCTTCTTTTGCTAAATTTGATGAACTATGCTAGTTGTTATATTAGGCAATTTTCCTTATGATGATTTAGCAATATGCAGTACTGCAATTTGATTCGATATTAATTGTGGGTAATGCAAATTTTGCCATTGTAAATAACATTAGATTGATGACTCACTGTAGAACATTTGATCTATGCTTAACCAAGAGAAATAGCCACACATGCAAATGGTTTGAACATTTGGCAGGATAAGTGAGATTAAAGATGTTATCCCACATTTCCAGTCTTCCACGACTGAGCACAGCCTAAGGATATTTTGATGTCAAAAATGGGAATGTCTGATTATTCCCAAAGATATGCAATTTGTTCCCTTATTTGCATCATCATCCTTAAATCAATTGTAATTTCATCACTCATATAACTGGATTATTTTCTGGCTCTTCAGATAAAATTGTCTTCTGTTACTCTATGCAGAATGTGGGGGACATTTTTGGCTGATGTTGTGATTCAAATGCTTGGGACAGATTATGCTCGTATTTTACGTGCAATTTATGCCTTTGCTCAGGTCAAAGTTCGTTTTCTTGTTCTGATACTATTCTATTTTTCTTAGTTCATTTGAACTGATTGTTCTTTCTAATAGATTCGGCTTACTCGAACATATGGCTGGGCATCTAACAAGGATTGATGGTGCTGAGGACTCCCTTTTATCGGATAAAAAATATCCTCTGAGCGAAGATAAGAAATCAATCCGCTTAAGAGATGGAATCGAACTAATCTACTTTGTGCATGCTCGGTTTTGTTTAAGACGTAGATCTGTTATTGTACAGTTTCTTTTACctctcttctttatttttactaaGCTGTAAATTACGTAATGTGTTGCTTAAAATTTTGTCACTTTTGATGTATGACAAAATACTGGTACGAGCTTTTCCCTTCAAATGAAATGCTACCAAACAGATCATGTTGGAGAGttttatgtgtgtgtatatgtatCTATACATAATGTTTGTATGTGCATGTATATACACAAATAATGTTATAGTATATTTTCATTGTTCACAAAATCCATTTGATTCACCTAACTAATATAGAAGTTGGAATATTCACTTCACACTTCCACATGGTCCGGAAGTTCCTGTGCATGCATTCCACCCCAACAATTGAATAATAAGCACCACTTACACACCCTCTCCTCTTGTAAACTATGTGCCTTTAAAGTTAGTTACCCAAAGCTCAATCCATTTCTCTCACATATCACAATATTCCTAATCCTAGAGATTTTATCGGACACCGTCGATAACTTATGACCTTCAAAACCTAATTTCTCAAGGATTATAAAAAGAGGATTCTATTCCTCACACTCTATGTGAACGAATTATTCCTTGTAGTTTAGATTTGGATCATGCTAAAAGTAGGCTACCATAGTGATAATCATCTTCTTATATGCTTAGCTTTAAATTAATATCTAAGCACTAATTGTGTGAGCATAGCATGTGAAAAAAACTTTTTAACACATCATAGAGAGCGCAACTTCGATTACTTCTGATCAACTTTTTTGCTATGGCTAATAAGATGGTTATCACCCTTGGAGGTTCgcgaaagagaaagaaaagggagCGCGTCTTTAGATTTGAAACCTTTTGCGAACCAGGACACCCTGCCCTTTTCGATGGCTCATTTCATGAGAACATGAGAGCCCTTCTAGGGTTCGGGAACTCGGAGAGTGTCGCACAAGGGGAAGCGCAGTGTTGGTCGTTTCAGCTCGAACTGCACCACCATCCTTCTAGTTTAGTAAGGCTGTTCATTGTGGAAGAGGATGTCGAAAAGTCTCCCTATCGTCACTGTCGCTTATGTCGATTCGTTGGTATCGCATTTTACgcttcttaatttattattttatctttcgTTTACTGAGAAAAATGAAAGTAGTTACACGAAGAGTTATGATATGAAGTACATTTTGAGGCCTTAATTTCATTTTGTAGGTTGGGGTGGAAATATGATCTGCAACAAGAGGTTTCACTTTGTGCTGCCCAAAAAGGAATCAACAGTAGAATCTGAGGGGCTGAGCATTGAGATACATGAAAATGGTTTGGAAAAAGCAGGACTAGTATCGAAAACGACGAGTCCAAAAAGAAATATGATGCATGGTTTGATGCATTCGAATGGTTTCGGCCACATTGTATGCATAAATGGCTTTGAAGGGGGTTCTGATCTTGTTTCCGGGCATCAGATCGTAGACTTATGGGATCGAATATGCGTCGCATTGCGAGCAAGGTAGCTTTGTGttcctcttctcttcctttTACAATGAGAGGGAAATAAGGTATAATAAGTATGGCAATATCCTTCCAATTCATTCAAAAAGGGAAATTTGATTCATTAGATGTCCCCTTAATAAATGAAAGGTAAATGTTGTGTATATGAGATGTTGCCATATTGTTTTAGCTAGATACCTCTCTATGCCATAGATAATCTACAAAATCCACTTTGCCAACATAAGTAGTCAATGGCATTTCTAATTCGATCAAAGTAACAAAGTAAATgctttattgatttttaaattctttgatGCTAATTATTTGGAGTTAAGCAATGTAGGCGAGTAGTTTAGGCTTAACAAGTTATTAATATTAGTGAACCGGAtcattatatttggtatcagaatGATATAACGTGAAATGGCTTAAAGAGTTATATCAGTTGAACAATGCCAAAATATAAAGTTTACCCATATTTTGGGGGCATCTGGGCCTTAGTATGAGTTTAACTGGATTCTGGATAGAAATGTTTAGTAGTAGTGTAGTACAAGGACAATGGAGAGCCCACAATTTCCAAATATAGGCCCAATAACTATTTTTAAATGGATCTTTAGAAACTCAACCctagaaaattaaatataaaaggaAAGCTCAAGAGGCCATAATGAGAAGAGAGATTTATCTTGATTTTCCAAAACTATTAAAAGTTGTGTCGCATTTATCGACGATACATTACTGCACCAGTGCACCTGTATATCTATATACTGATGACAATCCATTCAACGTCTTTTTCATTTAATACTTTCTTTTTCACCTTCCGACTttccaataaaaaaaagtgtatatatatatatatatatatttataattcatttaATGGTAAAATCTAAAGTATGAGATAAGATAGAGTGGATGAGTGGGTAATGCATAGTTGTATTTGAATGTAGATACTtctaaagttttaattaattggttttgtttttgggtAACACTAATTAAACATTTCTAATTCCTATGCTTTCAGGAAGATAAGTCTCATTGACAATGCACGAAAAGGAAACATGGAGCTCAGATTAATCCATGGAATAGCCTACGGCGGAACCTGGTTTGGTCGATGGGGCTACAAATTTGGCCGAGGAACCTACGGGCTCGATCAACAAATGTACCAGAACTCTCTTGCGGCGCTACAATCTCTTCCTCTCTACCTACTCGTCCCTCGCTTGGCCTATTCAGCTCACGAGATCCCTATGATTATCGGTAAATACCAGAACATCAGTAGCAATGTACTCCAAACACTCGGGGAGTTATTCCACTTCATGATAGAGTTGAAGCCCCACCTCCCTACAAAATCGCTCACTGCGTTGGATTACCATGGGATATACAATGAGGCCAATTGTAGATGGTCGATGAAACGAGTAGAGATGGCCACGCAGGTTCCGTGAAACAATCGTTTTCTCTACATTTGTTAAACTAACTATTAAATGACGATATTTCAATACTTTATGTTCAATTTTACAAAGATTTGTTTACCATAACGTAATACGTGGATGTAGAATTTAGTGGTTAGACATTTCTTTTCGTGAGGACCTTTTTCTCTGATACACGCAAAGAGCCACATTTCATTCTagaatattgtttttttttttcttaatattcgACACAGGTGATCGTCGAAGCACTGAAGAAGAAGTTCGAGCTTAAATGGGTCACAAGGCAAGAGGTGAGGGATGCCGCGAGAGTTTATATTGGAGATACCGGCCTTCTCGACTACGTTCTCAAATCACTTGGAAACCAGATAGTTGGAAATTACATAGTTCGTCGAACTGTGAATCCGGTGACCAAAGTATTAGAATACTGTTTAGAGGATCTATCCAATGTTTTACCAAATAATTTAAATGGGAATAAGATGAAGTTGAGGTTCCAATTAACCAGAGTTCAACTCATGAGGGATTTGTTGCACCTATACAAGCACATACTTAAAGAGCCTGGGGTAGCATTAACCACAGGGGTATTTGGGGCAATTCCAGTGGCAGTGAGGATGGTTCTAGACACTAAACATTTTGTCAAGGACTATCAAGATGGTTTACAACCAAAGAAGTATACAATTGGATGCCCTAATTGTACAAGTCTAAATTGTACAATTCATGTGAAAAATGTAGGACCTAATGAAGGAAAGAACATCATGAAGGATTTGCCTCCTTATGAGACTATAGCTATTTCTACTAATGCAACTATTGCTGATCTAAAGTTAGAGGTTCAAAGATATTTTAGTGAGATGTATTGGGGCTTGAAGAGCTTCGTCGCGGAAGTAGTGGTCGGAATTGGCGGTCGGGACGAAGATTTGGTCTTCGGTTTGATTGAATCGGGAAGTATAGTTGTTGTTGAGGGAAGAGTTGAGGGAAATGGCGGTCAGCTCGAGACTTACGAAGGAGGAGATAACAATAGTGTGAGCGTTGAATGTTTATGCGGTGCGCGGGATGAAGATGGTGAGAGGATGGTTTGCTGTGATATCTGCGAGGTTTGGCAACATACAAGATGTGTAGGGATTCCGAATGAGGAAAATGTGCCTCATGTTTTTCTTTGTAATCGCTGCGAGAACGGTATAGTTTCTTTACATTCTATTAACTGTTAGCGTGTATAATTACATGCTTTAAAGTGATTATCATGAGAAAGAACGATTTTATGTCTCTTGTTATCATACTTGATAAGAATACAtgtattgcttttttttttttttttgagagaaaggtagcatgctacccgcttcgtttatttccatttagaaataaacttagctgaaaatgtgaatcaactagaattcgaacttgggtctcaggtatcaaccaccaagttctttgccGTTTGCTCTAGTGACAGTCTGTAAGAATACATGTATTGCTAAAAGTGATTTGGAGTTGATTCTTTTTTAAGGTGGAGTGGATAATTTGTACCTAGAGGTGGAATGCATTATGAGGTATGATCTTGTGGGATTGAAAAGCCAAAGATACAAACCGTTATGTGGTGCTCTTAACATAAAAAAGTGCTCTGCCTAGTTTGCAGGCATATTTGGCCTTGATAAAGACCGCTCAAGATGCTTCTTTATGCAGCATATGATGGTTACTTATAACCTAAAGTAcaaaaagattaattaaaaacaaTTCACTGTATATCTTCGTGTTTgctttttttatccaaaaaattgaaaatccaCAAGCTCAAGCATGGCTGTAAtgccttattattattgttattcatTGAATCAGTTTGGTAGAaaatgatacaaaaatatatttaacaatttCGACCATTAACATTTAAATCTCATAACAAAATTGAGAGCCCAAAATGCCAAGCATGTGCCATACTAAGGGTGTGGAATTTGAGAGCCCACATCCAACTCCTCAAAAATGGGCATGTTCTCCCACTGattgattcaaaaaaaaaaaaaaaaaagagaaaaaagaaaaattaggtcATGTTAAGTGACTCAAAACTGTGGTGTGGGGCtcttagcaaaaaaaaaaaaaacgaaaaaagaagaggaagtaaAAAGTGGTATGTGGTGTGTCACCAAACAGGTTCCACCAGTTTGACTTCAACTCATCTCATAGCTTAGGTCATCACATGGCCTGTTTCTGTGGCTCGTTTGTGGTCTCACAAGCCCCTTTTACAAAAGCAGCTTCTCCACAAAGCTTTTTCACATGCTGATGCAACAACAACCAATGAGCACAACAAATGGACCCAGATGCCCTAATGGAAGAGATCCCAACGCCCTTGCATGGTTTGGGGCTTGCTAGCTTTGTTGAAAAGAAAGCCACCAACCCTTTTATGTAAATATTCATGTGTACATATATAACACTGCATGAATCAATGCATCACAAAACGTACAATCTCTCCTTTTTTTGATCCTTCTCTTTCCAGAGAGCACCGCCCTTTGTCTCTGTCACGCTCAGTGATAGCTTTTGCGTTGTAATAAAGCCTTTCTTATCGAAAAATTATTCCCTGCACCCACTGTATGCATACATACACTCTATATATGCATTACATCTAATTTGTGATAtccaatattttgaaattaatgtcTAATACAATAGATATAATTAGACTACTGtacaattaatagcaccaactcATTAGTGTTATTATTAAGTTTTCGGATCTTGAATgaagaaatatgcggttagaataatagtgatcTCTAAGAttaagtgagtggttggttgaatagtataatctaacgaatgaAGATAATCAaataggtagatctaacggtgaaaagctcgatagcaccaagtgcatagtactattgataatatagtagctgGATTCATAATtgagagctatatatatatgatctatTACGTACGCATAAAGAGCCCCTGTgaaaaaatcatgcattttaaaactttattgtCTAGTTGCGGTAATAAAAGGGTCATTAGATTCTAGTTTTAAGGCTTGTTTATAGAGTTTACTCGTTTGgcatatctcttttgtttatttaagaaaaatatagtaaatggtAGGTTATGAATACGATCGGATGCTTATTAATGCTGCATATATATTCGGCTTTCAAGTCTTTTTcttagaataagataaataagatCATAGGTGGATTTCACTATTCCGATAAATCATAGACGCCAAATCCTTATAAAAAACTAAATACAAACTCCTAGATGCCAATAACAAAGAAAAATCCTAAAATTGCATGCAATATTCTTAAATAACTTATTCTGACGTCCAAACAGAAACTTAAAATGATTCTGCATGCAATACAGCcagtgcaggcaataatttcttcttcttgtcCTTCTCTTTCACTATGGCATGGTgccacctctctctctttctctctctctctctctctctctctctctaaaatggcttatgctttttcttttttttcctacctCTTTTTGTTTCATTTCTTTTGTCTTTCTTGTGAAGTGATCCTCCACCACCATGGTGGGGGTAACCCAGGCACATGGTTTGGT
This genomic window contains:
- the LOC109706709 gene encoding PHD finger protein PERSISTENT TAPETAL CELL 1, which translates into the protein MANKMVITLGGSRKRKKRERVFRFETFCEPGHPALFDGSFHENMRALLGFGNSESVAQGEAQCWSFQLELHHHPSSLVRLFIVEEDVEKSPYRHCRLCRFVGWGGNMICNKRFHFVLPKKESTVESEGLSIEIHENGLEKAGLVSKTTSPKRNMMHGLMHSNGFGHIVCINGFEGGSDLVSGHQIVDLWDRICVALRARKISLIDNARKGNMELRLIHGIAYGGTWFGRWGYKFGRGTYGLDQQMYQNSLAALQSLPLYLLVPRLAYSAHEIPMIIGKYQNISSNVLQTLGELFHFMIELKPHLPTKSLTALDYHGIYNEANCRWSMKRVEMATQVIVEALKKKFELKWVTRQEVRDAARVYIGDTGLLDYVLKSLGNQIVGNYIVRRTVNPVTKVLEYCLEDLSNVLPNNLNGNKMKLRFQLTRVQLMRDLLHLYKHILKEPGVALTTGVFGAIPVAVRMVLDTKHFVKDYQDGLQPKKYTIGCPNCTSLNCTIHVKNVGPNEGKNIMKDLPPYETIAISTNATIADLKLEVQRYFSEMYWGLKSFVAEVVVGIGGRDEDLVFGLIESGSIVVVEGRVEGNGGQLETYEGGDNNSVSVECLCGARDEDGERMVCCDICEVWQHTRCVGIPNEENVPHVFLCNRCENGIVSLHSINC
- the LOC109706710 gene encoding uncharacterized protein LOC109706710 isoform X2; translated protein: MPSCWSSKTFFSGPGTCTFYFSPLLKSVATRPDADYVLDIDDFEERQIFIEHLESRFLYLAADARAVLRGWRPSYRSVLLGVRRKLAVPCSGKLSTEDLEVEIFLHLLKEYSSEERGAISFPWSDKKPSTNDANLEVGLSKWKVLSDAALKVGAKELQKIFLKGGGMLTLEKIYQLLAKKLTGKMLLEAANYEIRNELIKRGGQLAAINLESRAGLLAARQSLAHAASRYLGLRSIMMLIGPVMWGTFLADVVIQMLGTDYARILRAIYAFAQIRLTRTYGWASNKD
- the LOC109706710 gene encoding uncharacterized protein LOC109706710 isoform X1 — translated: MVAAAAAAFHPHPLSISISAPLSSSPFTPPFLSFPLPRSDPALKIAPNRRLPLPHAATISPASGREGAFDPELRLVLELATDAELLELENILFGPSYFSPLLKSVATRPDADYVLDIDDFEERQIFIEHLESRFLYLAADARAVLRGWRPSYRSVLLGVRRKLAVPCSGKLSTEDLEVEIFLHLLKEYSSEERGAISFPWSDKKPSTNDANLEVGLSKWKVLSDAALKVGAKELQKIFLKGGGMLTLEKIYQLLAKKLTGKMLLEAANYEIRNELIKRGGQLAAINLESRAGLLAARQSLAHAASRYLGLRSIMMLIGPVMWGTFLADVVIQMLGTDYARILRAIYAFAQIRLTRTYGWASNKD